TGATCAAAAGAAAATGATTGCGCTTCCACGAGGAAACTACATACTAATTCCAGACTCTATTCAAGCTATTTCGCTTAAAAATTCATTTAAAAATACGACTATCGATGTTAATATTCCGGAGTTTAAACTTCGTATTTATGAAAACTCAGTGAAGCTATTTGAATTTCCAATTCGTGTGGGAAGATTTGAAAAAAAATACCTAAAAATGTCAAATAGGGTAGAAGACTTAAGAACAAAAACAGGAACAGGTATTATAATTGGTTATGTTAAAAATCCGAGATATGCCAATCCCGTTAACAACCATGAATATAAAGTAACTAAAAGAGATGATGGTAAAATAACCTTGGTGCCTAAAATCCCTTTTATAGAAACTGAACTTAATGGTTTACGGTATGGTCAATTTATCCACCCCACAACAAACCCCAACACACTTGGCAAGGCTTACTCTAATGGCTGTATAGGCGTTAAAGAGGACGATGCTTGGGTTATTTATTATTATGCGCCTATTGGGACTAAAATAAACGTTCGGTACGATTTGGATATTACAGCCGAAAACGGAGATACGATAATATTGAAAGATATATATGGTTACAAAAAATAAAAAGCCCGTAAACATTACTGTTACGAGCTTTTATAGCGGAGAAAGAGGAACCCGCCAACACTTTTTCTATATAATACATGCTTGTCTAAAACCTCTTGAAATCCTTGTAAATAAAGGAATTTTGTAATATTTCAATCAAAAAATAATTAAGTGAATAAGCCATAAATATGGTAATTGTGGGGATAATGTGGGGATTGTTTTGTATCTTTATAAAGCTCACTTTTAAGATGTTTATATTATGGCTACCATCAATTTCCTTGTCAAGGGTACTAAGGGATATACTAATATTCTTGTACGTTTCAAGAACGGTAGAAAATTCGATTATACCGCTTCTACCGATTTAAAAATTCAACCTAATTATTGGAGTACTGCAAAGCAAAGGGTAAAAAATATCTCTGGTGTAACCTATAAGGACGAAGTAAACGACCATTTATTCAACCTAGAGAATTTCATAATATCTGAATTTAACTCTGATAATTCACAAGGTATCTTCATAGATAGAGATTGGCTTAAAACCAAAATAGCCAAACATTTCAATAGACCTGTAAACGATGACGCTATAGATCAGGTGTTTTTCTTACCGTTTGTAAAACGCTTTATAGAGTTAGCGCCTTCAAGAATAATTAAAGGAAAGAATAAGCCTGTAAGTTCAGCAACGATTACCAAGTATGGTACTACCCAAAAGAAATTAGAACAATACGAAACCAAATTTAAAACCAAAATAAAGTTTACTGATTTAAACCTTACTTTTTACGATAGGTTTGTAAATTATCTTACTCAGGAACAAAAGATAAACTTAGGAACTGTGGGTAACTATATTGGTACTATTAAAACAATTGCGAGAGACGCTAAATTACAAGGACTTCCGGTTCATGAGCATATCAATCACCCTAAATTCTTTGCGCCTAAAGTAAAAGTCGATAGTATCTATCTTAGAGACGCTGATATAAATAAAATATACAACCATGACTACAAAGGTGTTGAACGTCTGGAAAACGCTAGAGACCTCTTTATAATTGGTCTGCGAACAGGATTAAGAGTGTCAGATTTCTTGCGCTTAAAAGATACTAATATCAAGGAAGGTTTTATTGAAGTAGAAACGCAGAAAACAGGGCAAAACGTTGTTATACCAATGCATCCACAAGTAAAAGCAATACTGGAAAAACATAACGGCTTCCCAAGAAGTGTATCCGACCAAAAGTTTAATTTACATATTAAAGATGTGTGTAAAGAAGCTG
This genomic stretch from Flavobacteriaceae bacterium GSB9 harbors:
- a CDS encoding L,D-transpeptidase — encoded protein: MKTSKSLSHLVLISILAMLVFSAKSVSSLNRFKNPIPAVNLAHDSLPIKIKIKKDVPIRAYFQYLDSLVRMYNTQTPYILTEHLIVRSNPWIIDTLQNTDYYRMKLRDSFVYDQKKMIALPRGNYILIPDSIQAISLKNSFKNTTIDVNIPEFKLRIYENSVKLFEFPIRVGRFEKKYLKMSNRVEDLRTKTGTGIIIGYVKNPRYANPVNNHEYKVTKRDDGKITLVPKIPFIETELNGLRYGQFIHPTTNPNTLGKAYSNGCIGVKEDDAWVIYYYAPIGTKINVRYDLDITAENGDTIILKDIYGYKK
- a CDS encoding site-specific integrase, yielding MATINFLVKGTKGYTNILVRFKNGRKFDYTASTDLKIQPNYWSTAKQRVKNISGVTYKDEVNDHLFNLENFIISEFNSDNSQGIFIDRDWLKTKIAKHFNRPVNDDAIDQVFFLPFVKRFIELAPSRIIKGKNKPVSSATITKYGTTQKKLEQYETKFKTKIKFTDLNLTFYDRFVNYLTQEQKINLGTVGNYIGTIKTIARDAKLQGLPVHEHINHPKFFAPKVKVDSIYLRDADINKIYNHDYKGVERLENARDLFIIGLRTGLRVSDFLRLKDTNIKEGFIEVETQKTGQNVVIPMHPQVKAILEKHNGFPRSVSDQKFNLHIKDVCKEAGFKQEIEGSLINPKTKRKEKGVYPMHKLVSSHICRRSFASNLYGKLPNMVIMAITGHQTEAQFLKYIKITPKENAKMLQQFWLKQNKENNYEKVPLKKVK